In the genome of Bradyrhizobium arachidis, one region contains:
- a CDS encoding DUF1993 domain-containing protein produces the protein MSFYDAVVPAYLQMLNSLTGLLTKAEAHCAAKKIDPSVLLGSRLFPDMLPLSKQIQLVSDFATKGCARLTHSEVPSNPDTEKTFEELKQRLAKTIDYVKSFKPEQFEGAEAKDVTFPTGPDKTTTLKGQQFLSAFSLPNFYFHCATAHGILRHNGVEIGKRDFMGQT, from the coding sequence ATGTCCTTCTACGACGCCGTCGTCCCCGCATACTTGCAAATGCTGAACAGCCTCACCGGCCTGCTCACCAAGGCCGAGGCGCATTGCGCGGCCAAAAAGATCGACCCGAGCGTGCTGCTCGGCTCCCGCCTCTTCCCGGACATGCTGCCGCTGTCGAAGCAGATCCAGCTCGTCAGCGATTTCGCCACCAAGGGCTGCGCGCGGCTGACCCACAGCGAAGTGCCTTCCAATCCCGACACCGAAAAGACCTTCGAAGAGTTGAAGCAGCGGCTGGCGAAAACCATCGACTACGTGAAGTCGTTCAAGCCCGAGCAGTTCGAGGGCGCCGAGGCCAAGGACGTCACCTTCCCGACCGGACCCGATAAGACCACGACCCTGAAGGGCCAGCAGTTCCTGAGCGCGTTCTCGCTGCCAAACTTCTATTTCCACTGCGCGACCGCCCACGGCATCCTGCGTCACAACGGCGTCGAGATCGGCAAGCGCGATTTCATGGGCCAAACCTGA
- a CDS encoding alkene reductase, giving the protein MSRSTKLFETYKLGPITLANRFVMAPLTRNRAVPGTFVPGALAADYYSQRASAGLLITEASQVSQQGQGYQDTPGIYSKEQVAGWRKVTDKVHERGGKIFIQLWHVGRISHVDLQANGAAPVAPSAIRAKGKTFVNGGFADVSEPRALELSEIPGIIDDFKRATKNALEAGFDGVEIHGANGYLLEQFAKDGTNKRTDAYGGSIENRARLMLEVSKAVVAEAGADRTGIRISPVTPANDISDSNPQALYDHIVDGLSALKLVYLHVVEGATGGPRDVAPFDYASLRKRFSGAYVANNGYDFDLASKVLDANAADLIAFGKPFISNPDLVERLKQGAALNDWDKNTFYGGGAKGYTDYPSLAAEPAE; this is encoded by the coding sequence ATGAGCCGTTCGACCAAATTGTTTGAGACCTACAAGCTCGGCCCGATCACGCTGGCCAACCGTTTCGTGATGGCGCCGCTGACACGCAACCGCGCTGTTCCCGGCACCTTCGTACCCGGTGCGCTCGCCGCCGATTATTACAGCCAGCGCGCTTCCGCAGGCCTCCTGATCACCGAGGCGAGCCAGGTCTCGCAACAGGGCCAGGGCTACCAGGACACCCCCGGCATCTACTCCAAGGAGCAGGTCGCGGGATGGCGCAAGGTCACCGACAAGGTGCATGAGCGCGGCGGCAAGATCTTCATCCAGCTCTGGCATGTCGGCCGCATCTCGCATGTCGATCTGCAGGCGAATGGCGCTGCTCCCGTGGCGCCGAGCGCGATCCGCGCCAAGGGCAAGACCTTCGTGAACGGCGGCTTTGCCGACGTCTCCGAGCCGCGCGCGCTCGAGCTCTCCGAGATTCCCGGCATCATCGACGACTTCAAGCGCGCCACGAAGAATGCGCTGGAGGCCGGCTTTGACGGCGTCGAGATCCACGGCGCCAACGGCTATCTGCTCGAGCAGTTCGCCAAGGACGGTACCAACAAGCGCACCGATGCTTACGGTGGCTCGATCGAGAACCGCGCGCGGCTGATGCTGGAAGTCTCCAAGGCCGTCGTGGCAGAAGCCGGCGCCGATCGCACCGGTATCCGCATCTCGCCGGTGACGCCCGCCAACGACATCTCGGATTCCAACCCGCAGGCTCTGTACGACCACATCGTCGACGGCCTCAGCGCGCTGAAGCTGGTTTATCTCCACGTCGTCGAGGGCGCTACCGGCGGGCCGCGCGACGTCGCCCCGTTCGACTATGCGTCCCTGCGCAAGCGCTTCAGTGGCGCCTACGTCGCCAACAATGGCTACGACTTCGATCTCGCCAGCAAGGTGCTGGACGCGAACGCGGCCGACCTCATCGCCTTCGGCAAGCCGTTCATCTCCAACCCCGACCTGGTCGAGCGGCTGAAGCAGGGCGCGGCGCTGAACGATTGGGACAAGAACACGTTCTACGGCGGCGGCGCCAAGGGGTATACGGACTATCCGTCGCTGGCGGCCGAGCCGGCGGAGTAA
- a CDS encoding ABC transporter ATP-binding protein yields MVSSSLRIHELCKRYGDFVALAPTSLDVAKGEFLTLLGPSGSGKTTLLSLIAGLAHPDEGRILIDDADVTHSPAYDRDIGVVFQNYALFPHMTIEDNIAFPLKMRKVPDAEARRRTAEALETVRLPHVAKRHPRELSGGQQQRIALARCIVYRPAIILMDEPLGALDKKLRDQMQLEIKRIHRELGTTIVYVTHDQEEAMTMSDRICLMNAGAIEQLGTPQDLYFRPRSLFVADFLGESNLLSATVRSVDGDGLDIVLAEQAGSSRAVGNGSSFAAGEPIKVMVRPQNLVVGGEGGQLSGRLVDVMISGSLTRLYIAPEMAGLPQLVAAHPTRSGSAPYEIGQRLSLGWNAVDAVAIRDGKGI; encoded by the coding sequence ATGGTCTCATCGAGCCTGCGCATTCACGAGTTGTGCAAGCGCTATGGCGACTTCGTCGCGCTGGCGCCGACCAGCCTCGATGTCGCGAAGGGCGAATTCCTCACGCTGCTCGGTCCGTCCGGCTCGGGCAAGACGACGCTGCTCAGCCTGATCGCGGGCCTCGCCCATCCCGACGAGGGACGGATCCTGATCGACGACGCCGACGTCACGCATAGCCCGGCCTATGACCGCGACATCGGCGTCGTGTTCCAGAACTACGCGCTGTTTCCTCACATGACGATCGAGGACAACATCGCCTTTCCCCTGAAGATGCGGAAAGTGCCGGATGCGGAAGCGCGCCGGCGCACCGCCGAGGCGCTGGAGACGGTGCGGCTGCCGCACGTTGCAAAGCGCCATCCGCGCGAGCTGTCCGGTGGTCAGCAGCAGCGCATCGCGCTGGCGCGCTGCATCGTCTATCGCCCCGCGATCATTCTGATGGACGAGCCGCTCGGTGCGCTCGACAAGAAGCTGCGCGACCAGATGCAGCTCGAGATCAAGCGCATCCATCGCGAGCTCGGCACCACGATCGTCTACGTCACCCACGACCAGGAAGAGGCGATGACCATGTCGGATCGCATTTGCCTGATGAATGCGGGTGCGATCGAGCAGCTCGGCACGCCCCAGGATCTTTACTTCCGGCCGCGCTCGCTGTTCGTTGCCGACTTCCTCGGCGAGTCCAATCTGCTCAGCGCTACCGTGCGCAGCGTCGACGGCGACGGGCTCGACATCGTCCTCGCCGAGCAGGCGGGGTCGTCGCGCGCGGTCGGCAACGGCAGCAGTTTCGCCGCTGGCGAGCCGATCAAGGTCATGGTTCGTCCGCAGAACCTCGTGGTCGGCGGGGAAGGCGGCCAGCTCAGCGGCCGGCTCGTGGACGTGATGATCAGCGGCAGCCTGACGCGGCTCTACATCGCTCCGGAGATGGCGGGCCTGCCGCAGCTCGTCGCAGCGCACCCGACCCGCAGCGGGTCGGCGCCCTACGAGATAGGACAGCGTCTGTCGCTCGGATGGAATGCGGTCGACGCCGTCGCCATCCGCGACGGGAAGGGGATCTGA
- a CDS encoding lytic murein transglycosylase — translation MLKTRFAIAAAALLSLSLPASAQFMSPPAAPKPAAPKAPSPRAASCHNGASFDRFLAEVKQQAVAAGVSQRTIAEASPYLVYDQGIVNRDRGQRVFGQLFTEFAGRMAAPYRMQNGQQHIKQYAAAFARAEKEYGVPPAVIAAFWGLESDFGANMGNLPTLKSLVSLAYDCRRSEMFVGETIAALKIIDRGDLTPDEMIGSWAGELGQTQFLPVHYVNYAVDYDGDGRRDLLRSGPDVIGSTANYIANGLKWRRGEPWLEEIKVPQNLPWEQTDLTVQQPRSKWAQLGVTYPDGRPLPNDNLAASVLLPMGRFGPAFMAYANFAAYTEWNNSLIYSTTAGYLASRIAGAAPMRKPAQPVAQLPFNELKQLQQLLVQAGFNVGKVDGVLGQQSRAAVKAMQIKYGLPADSWPTAELLARMRGGTAQAQPQATVR, via the coding sequence ATGCTCAAGACCCGATTTGCGATCGCGGCCGCCGCTCTGCTCTCGCTCTCTCTTCCCGCCTCCGCCCAGTTCATGTCGCCGCCCGCAGCGCCCAAGCCCGCAGCGCCGAAGGCACCCTCGCCGCGTGCGGCCTCGTGCCATAACGGAGCGAGCTTCGATCGCTTCCTCGCCGAGGTGAAGCAACAGGCCGTCGCCGCCGGCGTGTCGCAGCGGACGATCGCGGAGGCCTCGCCCTATCTCGTCTACGACCAGGGCATCGTCAACCGCGACCGCGGCCAGCGCGTGTTCGGCCAGCTCTTCACCGAATTTGCCGGACGCATGGCCGCACCGTATCGCATGCAGAACGGGCAGCAGCACATCAAGCAATACGCCGCCGCATTCGCGCGTGCCGAGAAGGAATATGGCGTGCCGCCGGCGGTGATCGCTGCGTTCTGGGGCCTGGAGAGCGACTTCGGCGCCAACATGGGCAATCTGCCGACGCTGAAATCGCTGGTGTCGCTGGCCTATGACTGCCGCCGCTCGGAGATGTTCGTGGGCGAGACCATCGCCGCGCTGAAGATCATCGACCGCGGCGATCTCACGCCCGACGAGATGATCGGCTCCTGGGCCGGCGAGCTCGGGCAGACGCAGTTCCTGCCGGTGCATTACGTCAACTACGCCGTCGACTATGACGGCGACGGCCGGCGCGATCTGTTGCGCTCGGGCCCCGACGTGATCGGCTCGACCGCGAACTACATCGCCAACGGATTGAAGTGGCGGCGCGGCGAGCCGTGGCTGGAGGAGATCAAGGTGCCGCAGAATCTGCCCTGGGAGCAGACCGATCTCACTGTGCAGCAGCCGCGCTCGAAATGGGCGCAGTTAGGCGTCACCTATCCCGACGGACGGCCGCTGCCGAACGACAATCTCGCAGCCTCCGTGCTGCTGCCGATGGGACGCTTCGGGCCGGCCTTCATGGCCTATGCGAATTTCGCGGCCTATACCGAGTGGAATAACTCGCTGATCTATTCGACCACCGCGGGCTATCTCGCCTCGCGCATCGCCGGTGCCGCGCCGATGCGAAAGCCCGCCCAGCCGGTCGCGCAGCTGCCGTTCAACGAGCTCAAGCAATTGCAGCAGCTTCTGGTTCAGGCCGGCTTCAATGTCGGCAAGGTCGACGGCGTGCTGGGCCAGCAGAGCCGCGCCGCGGTGAAGGCGATGCAGATCAAATACGGCCTGCCGGCGGATTCCTGGCCGACCGCCGAGCTGCTGGCGCGGATGCGCGGCGGCACGGCGCAGGCGCAGCCCCAGGCGACGGTGCGGTAA
- a CDS encoding IclR family transcriptional regulator: protein MARSSGAGGGRPAKAKATKASTKSVTKTTDKADEPRSSLFVGSTEKAFQVLHAFDGPQRYMTLADIARAADLDRSATQRLVYTLETLGYLKRIEGTRNYGLTSKVLQFSHSYLKANDLIDRASPYLLEISRNLGETTNLHELDGHEVVFVARFPGAHLINIDIVIGSRLPTFFTASGTAILSALPEEERLALLERTPLEPLTPFTVTDPKALLERVRVAAQRGYAVIMNETVMGDISVAAPIIDEHGRAVAAINISVPTTRWTKERAEAELAQHVHVAATSISKSKFNRYAA, encoded by the coding sequence ATGGCGCGTAGCAGCGGCGCGGGCGGCGGCCGGCCGGCGAAGGCAAAGGCCACCAAAGCCAGCACGAAGTCGGTGACGAAGACGACGGACAAGGCAGACGAGCCGCGCTCGTCGCTGTTCGTCGGCTCGACCGAGAAGGCGTTCCAGGTCCTGCATGCCTTCGACGGGCCGCAGCGCTACATGACGCTGGCCGACATTGCGCGCGCCGCCGATCTCGACCGCAGCGCCACCCAGCGCCTGGTATATACGCTGGAGACGCTCGGCTATCTCAAGCGCATCGAGGGTACGCGCAACTACGGCCTCACCTCGAAAGTGCTCCAGTTCTCGCACAGCTATCTCAAGGCCAACGATCTGATCGACCGCGCCTCGCCCTATCTGCTGGAGATCAGCCGCAATCTCGGCGAGACGACCAACCTGCACGAACTCGACGGCCACGAGGTCGTCTTCGTGGCGCGCTTTCCGGGCGCGCATCTCATCAACATCGACATCGTGATCGGCAGCCGGTTGCCGACCTTCTTCACGGCCTCGGGTACCGCAATCCTGTCGGCGCTGCCCGAAGAGGAGCGCCTTGCGCTGCTCGAACGGACGCCGCTCGAACCGCTGACGCCTTTCACCGTGACCGACCCAAAGGCGCTGCTGGAGCGCGTGCGTGTCGCCGCCCAACGCGGCTACGCCGTCATCATGAACGAGACCGTGATGGGCGACATTTCGGTCGCCGCTCCCATCATCGACGAGCACGGCCGCGCCGTTGCCGCGATCAACATCTCGGTGCCGACGACGCGCTGGACCAAGGAGCGTGCCGAGGCCGAGCTGGCGCAGCACGTCCACGTCGCCGCGACCTCGATTTCCAAATCGAAATTCAACCGCTACGCGGCCTGA
- a CDS encoding antibiotic biosynthesis monooxygenase yields MYAAIRQAKAKSGSAEELARRIKDGAVPIISDVDGFRAYYVVYAGDDTVTAISIFDKFEQAEEANRRAIAWIEKDLGPLLAGHASAAAGPVIVHTLA; encoded by the coding sequence ATGTATGCCGCCATCCGTCAGGCCAAGGCGAAAAGCGGGAGCGCGGAAGAACTGGCGCGCCGCATCAAGGACGGCGCCGTTCCGATCATCAGCGACGTCGACGGTTTCCGCGCCTATTACGTCGTCTATGCCGGCGACGACACGGTGACCGCGATCTCGATCTTCGACAAGTTCGAGCAGGCCGAGGAAGCGAACAGGCGCGCCATCGCCTGGATCGAGAAGGATCTGGGCCCGCTGCTGGCGGGGCATGCGAGTGCCGCCGCCGGGCCGGTGATCGTGCATACGCTGGCGTGA
- the htpX gene encoding zinc metalloprotease HtpX, with translation MNYLRTAMLLAGLTALFMGVGYLIGGATGAMIALVIAAATNVFTYWNSDRMVLSMYGAHQVDRASAPELVGLVAELAGRAGLPMPRVFVMDEPQPNAFATGRNPENAAVAVTVGLMNQLSREELAGVIAHELAHIKNHDTLLMTITATIAGAISMLAQFGMFFGGHRDNNSGPGIVGSILMMILAPLGAMLVQMAISRTREYAADDLGARIAGQPMWLASALVKIEGAAHQVPNFEAERNPATAHMFIINPLSGHGVDNLFATHPSTQNRIAALQRLAAQLGAHAAPSVGANENYPPQGPWGRSSSRGPSNGPARGPWG, from the coding sequence ATGAACTATCTTCGTACCGCAATGCTGCTCGCAGGCCTCACCGCCCTGTTCATGGGCGTGGGCTATCTGATCGGCGGTGCCACGGGCGCCATGATCGCGCTCGTCATCGCGGCTGCGACCAATGTCTTCACCTACTGGAACTCCGACCGCATGGTGCTCTCGATGTACGGGGCTCATCAGGTCGACCGCGCCAGCGCGCCGGAACTGGTCGGCCTCGTCGCCGAGCTCGCCGGCCGCGCCGGATTGCCGATGCCGCGCGTGTTCGTGATGGACGAGCCGCAGCCCAATGCGTTCGCGACCGGCCGCAATCCGGAAAATGCCGCCGTCGCCGTCACCGTCGGACTGATGAACCAGCTCAGCCGCGAGGAGCTCGCCGGCGTGATCGCGCACGAGCTTGCGCATATCAAGAACCACGACACGCTGCTGATGACGATCACTGCCACCATCGCCGGCGCGATCTCCATGCTGGCGCAGTTCGGCATGTTCTTCGGCGGCCACCGCGACAACAACAGCGGCCCCGGCATCGTCGGCTCGATCCTGATGATGATCCTGGCGCCGCTCGGCGCGATGCTGGTGCAGATGGCGATCAGCCGCACCCGCGAATACGCCGCGGACGATCTCGGCGCGCGCATCGCCGGGCAGCCGATGTGGCTGGCCTCGGCGCTGGTGAAGATCGAGGGCGCCGCGCACCAGGTCCCGAACTTCGAGGCCGAGCGCAACCCGGCGACCGCGCACATGTTCATCATCAATCCGCTGTCGGGCCACGGCGTGGACAATCTGTTCGCGACCCATCCCTCGACGCAGAACCGCATCGCCGCGCTCCAGCGGCTTGCGGCTCAGCTCGGCGCACATGCGGCGCCCTCGGTCGGCGCCAACGAGAATTATCCGCCGCAGGGCCCGTGGGGCCGCTCGTCCTCGCGCGGGCCTTCCAATGGTCCTGCTCGCGGCCCTTGGGGCTGA
- a CDS encoding tetratricopeptide repeat protein, which produces MTRTAVPLLIVLCVLIGLSTHMVVNCGDEDDSDICSAVIGFSPLRGSLIAFAYEGRGRIAMRHGDFRRAIADFDEAIHLNPNRASLYRDRALARRQNGDLALAIEDYDEAIAHDPKLAAPYHQRALALAATGDLDRAILSYNTAIRLDPSDAQARLDRGLAFLARGQADDARADFEAALALPAGKDARTREAARAKLAELASAEPAQVSVPRR; this is translated from the coding sequence ATGACCAGAACTGCCGTACCATTGCTGATCGTCCTTTGCGTGCTCATCGGGCTGTCCACGCACATGGTCGTCAATTGCGGCGACGAGGATGATTCCGACATCTGCTCGGCTGTGATCGGCTTCTCGCCGCTGCGTGGCTCGCTGATCGCCTTTGCCTATGAAGGGCGCGGCCGGATCGCGATGCGCCATGGCGACTTCCGGCGGGCGATCGCCGATTTCGACGAGGCCATCCACCTCAATCCCAACCGCGCCTCGCTCTATCGCGATCGCGCGCTGGCGCGCCGGCAGAACGGCGATCTCGCGCTCGCCATCGAGGATTATGACGAGGCGATCGCGCATGATCCCAAGCTTGCCGCGCCCTATCACCAGCGCGCCCTGGCGCTCGCCGCCACCGGCGACCTCGACCGCGCCATCCTGAGCTACAACACGGCGATCCGCCTCGACCCGTCGGATGCGCAGGCCCGCCTCGACCGCGGCCTTGCCTTCCTCGCCCGCGGCCAGGCCGACGACGCCCGCGCCGATTTCGAGGCCGCCCTCGCACTGCCCGCCGGCAAGGATGCCCGCACCCGCGAGGCCGCGCGGGCCAAGCTCGCCGAGCTCGCGAGCGCCGAGCCGGCCCAGGTGTCGGTGCCGAGAAGGTGA
- a CDS encoding ABC transporter permease subunit has protein sequence MAALRTISRRLAWTRAAMGAPLILLLVLFLVYPVGQLLLLSVYGDNGFTLAQYRQLFASSVYLDVLLITLKISLVTTLVCIATGYPIAYLISIAGKDRKTTLLFWVLLSFWTSFLVRAFAWIVLLGRNGVINKMLISLGIISSPASLLYNFGSVLVGMVNALLPLAVLTMLSVMENIDRTLPRAAATLGARPGMAFWKIYFPLSLPGVAAAGIMVFVTAIGFFIVPALLGGRRETMITQLIIDQVQQTMNWGFAGAISVLLLLVVLIVFAAYDRLLGLSTMTGASAPRKAAPSRLFAPAQRVGDALLTLLGAISDGLLRVLPSRRRDRNPDQAGLGLRAFVWTMLLVISAPTILMIPLSFGTGGLNWPPQGFTLHWYETVLNSPVWTQALLRSLLVGIGTGLLAMLIGTPAAFLLVRSDIPGKAAWLAFILSPIVVPRMIIAVGLFYVFARMGLVGSAFGLILGHTVVAVPYVVMTMMAVLRNYDTRLDHAAQSLGARPLATLRYVTFPILGAGMMSSFLFAFATSFDELTIALFATGGLNATLPKQFWDEVTLQVSPAIAAVSTCLFVFMGLLIFVAERLRRRAAAR, from the coding sequence TTGGCCGCCCTGCGCACGATATCGCGGAGGCTGGCCTGGACGCGGGCTGCGATGGGCGCGCCGCTCATCCTGCTGCTCGTGCTGTTCCTGGTCTATCCGGTCGGCCAGTTGCTGCTGCTCAGCGTCTACGGCGACAATGGCTTCACGCTTGCCCAATATCGCCAGCTCTTTGCCTCGTCGGTTTATCTCGACGTCCTGCTGATAACCCTGAAGATCTCGCTGGTCACCACGCTCGTCTGCATCGCGACGGGTTACCCGATCGCCTATCTGATCTCGATCGCCGGCAAGGACCGAAAGACGACGCTTCTGTTCTGGGTGCTGCTGTCGTTCTGGACCAGCTTCCTGGTCCGCGCGTTCGCCTGGATCGTGCTGCTCGGGCGCAACGGCGTCATCAACAAGATGCTGATCTCGCTCGGCATCATCTCCAGTCCTGCGAGCCTGCTCTACAATTTCGGCAGCGTCCTAGTCGGCATGGTGAATGCGCTGCTGCCGCTTGCCGTTCTGACCATGCTCTCCGTGATGGAGAACATCGATCGCACCTTGCCGCGCGCGGCCGCAACCCTCGGGGCGCGGCCGGGCATGGCGTTCTGGAAGATCTATTTCCCGCTGTCGCTGCCCGGCGTCGCCGCCGCCGGAATCATGGTGTTCGTCACCGCGATCGGCTTCTTCATCGTGCCGGCGCTGCTTGGCGGGCGCCGCGAGACCATGATCACGCAGCTCATCATCGACCAGGTCCAGCAGACCATGAATTGGGGCTTTGCCGGCGCGATTTCGGTGCTGCTGCTGCTCGTGGTCCTCATCGTCTTTGCGGCCTATGACCGACTGCTCGGCCTGTCGACCATGACCGGCGCATCCGCGCCTCGCAAGGCGGCGCCGTCGCGCTTGTTTGCCCCGGCGCAGAGGGTGGGAGATGCGCTCCTCACGCTGCTCGGCGCGATCTCGGACGGACTCCTCCGCGTGCTGCCGTCACGCCGTCGCGACCGCAATCCAGATCAGGCCGGCCTCGGCTTGCGGGCCTTCGTCTGGACCATGCTGCTCGTCATCAGCGCGCCGACCATTCTGATGATCCCGCTGTCGTTCGGCACCGGCGGCCTCAACTGGCCACCGCAGGGTTTCACCCTGCATTGGTACGAGACGGTGCTGAATTCGCCGGTCTGGACCCAGGCGCTGCTGCGCTCGCTGCTGGTCGGAATCGGCACTGGATTGCTGGCGATGCTGATCGGCACGCCGGCCGCGTTCCTGCTGGTGCGCAGCGACATTCCCGGCAAGGCGGCGTGGCTCGCCTTCATCCTGTCGCCGATCGTCGTGCCGCGCATGATCATCGCGGTCGGCCTGTTCTACGTCTTCGCGCGCATGGGCCTTGTCGGCAGCGCCTTCGGCCTCATTCTCGGCCATACCGTCGTCGCGGTGCCCTACGTGGTCATGACCATGATGGCCGTGCTGCGCAATTACGACACGCGGCTCGACCATGCCGCGCAGAGTCTCGGCGCGCGCCCGCTTGCCACGTTGCGCTACGTCACCTTCCCGATCCTCGGGGCCGGCATGATGTCGTCGTTCCTGTTCGCCTTCGCGACCTCGTTCGACGAGCTCACCATCGCGCTGTTTGCCACCGGCGGCTTGAACGCGACGTTGCCGAAGCAGTTCTGGGACGAGGTGACGCTTCAGGTCTCGCCCGCGATCGCCGCCGTCTCGACCTGCCTGTTCGTCTTCATGGGGCTTCTCATCTTCGTCGCCGAACGCCTGCGCCGGCGTGCTGCCGCGAGATAG
- the dapA gene encoding 4-hydroxy-tetrahydrodipicolinate synthase — MLTANRLRGLFPAIPTPVKADDTIDAGAVSAMFAWLNKQGIDGVVPLGGTGEYGALARAERIKMAGLSVKAMAGKGPVIAGVLDTGFHDALQAGREFAAEGVDGLLVLTPYYTNPTQAGIRDYFLRYADASPVPVLIYEIPYRTRIAIEPKILHELSRHPNIIGMKACNLDMYHFLQVVAGVDESFAVLSGEDSLFPLHLAAGAKGGIIVTACLLPRAWRQIFETATAGKTAEALSLHRGLIPLMNMAFAETNPGPMKAVMDMVGVEAPRMLAPLVQPAPALVASLRAELGRQLAISEGIA; from the coding sequence ATGCTCACTGCCAATCGCCTCCGCGGCCTGTTCCCGGCCATTCCGACCCCGGTCAAGGCCGACGACACCATCGATGCCGGCGCGGTCTCGGCCATGTTCGCCTGGCTCAACAAGCAGGGCATCGATGGCGTGGTGCCGCTTGGCGGCACCGGCGAATATGGCGCGCTCGCGCGTGCCGAGCGGATCAAGATGGCTGGCCTGTCAGTGAAGGCGATGGCAGGCAAGGGCCCGGTCATCGCCGGCGTGCTCGACACCGGCTTCCACGATGCCTTGCAGGCCGGCCGTGAATTCGCAGCCGAAGGCGTGGACGGGCTCCTCGTTCTTACGCCATATTATACCAACCCGACTCAGGCGGGCATTCGCGACTATTTCCTGCGCTATGCCGATGCCTCGCCGGTGCCCGTCCTGATCTACGAGATTCCTTATCGCACCCGGATCGCGATCGAGCCCAAAATCCTGCATGAGCTGTCCAGGCATCCCAACATCATCGGCATGAAGGCCTGCAATCTCGACATGTACCATTTCCTCCAGGTCGTGGCCGGCGTCGACGAGAGCTTTGCGGTGCTGAGCGGCGAGGACAGCCTGTTCCCGCTGCATCTGGCGGCGGGCGCCAAGGGCGGCATCATCGTCACCGCGTGCCTGTTGCCGCGCGCCTGGCGCCAGATCTTCGAAACGGCGACGGCGGGCAAGACGGCGGAGGCGTTGAGCCTGCATCGCGGCCTGATTCCGCTGATGAACATGGCATTCGCCGAGACCAATCCGGGTCCGATGAAGGCGGTGATGGACATGGTCGGCGTCGAGGCGCCGCGCATGCTGGCGCCCCTGGTGCAGCCGGCGCCGGCGCTGGTCGCATCTCTCCGCGCCGAGCTCGGCCGGCAGCTGGCGATCTCGGAAGGCATCGCATGA